A stretch of the Hymenobacter tibetensis genome encodes the following:
- a CDS encoding Gfo/Idh/MocA family protein, producing MKNVSRRGFVEQLGLGFGATMLLPSFVWYPKSKTPLYAGKKLRVAVCGLGRYANLVREGLAASQYCELAGIVTGTPAKATQWKTDYQLPAKNVYSYQNFDTILANKSIDLVYITLPNALHKEFTLRAAKAGKHVIVEKPMALTEQDCQDMVEACKKHSVQLAVGYRLHYEPHHIELKRLGQEKVLGQVRLIEASLGYRLEGISPDDWHLKKALAGGGPLMNLGVYCVQSSRYVLGEEPIAVTAQYGPVTMPNLFKEVEESISWQLYFPSGAVCTSTTSSNSNIDRFFAAADNGSFELSPALSYGPFKGKSSQGAFNFPTINQQAAQLDGIAPYILENKPLPAHISGEEGRKDLRVLDGIYKAANTGQKVTLV from the coding sequence ATGAAAAATGTATCTCGGCGTGGGTTTGTAGAACAGCTTGGGTTGGGTTTCGGAGCCACAATGCTGCTGCCTTCCTTTGTATGGTATCCAAAGTCGAAAACCCCGCTGTATGCCGGCAAAAAACTCCGGGTTGCTGTCTGTGGCTTGGGCCGATACGCAAATCTGGTGCGGGAGGGCCTTGCGGCCTCGCAGTACTGCGAGCTGGCGGGCATCGTTACAGGTACTCCGGCGAAGGCTACTCAATGGAAAACCGACTACCAACTCCCTGCGAAAAACGTGTACTCCTACCAGAACTTCGACACGATACTCGCCAACAAAAGCATTGACCTAGTCTATATCACGCTGCCCAACGCCCTGCACAAGGAATTCACGCTCCGGGCAGCCAAGGCGGGCAAGCATGTAATTGTCGAGAAACCCATGGCCTTGACTGAGCAGGACTGTCAGGACATGGTTGAGGCCTGCAAAAAGCACAGTGTTCAATTGGCAGTTGGCTACCGGTTGCACTACGAACCGCACCACATCGAGCTCAAACGGCTCGGGCAGGAAAAGGTGCTCGGGCAGGTTCGCTTGATTGAGGCTTCCCTTGGATACCGCCTGGAAGGCATCAGCCCCGACGACTGGCACTTAAAAAAAGCCTTGGCCGGCGGCGGTCCGCTGATGAACCTGGGGGTGTACTGCGTGCAAAGCAGCCGCTATGTGCTCGGCGAAGAACCAATAGCAGTAACGGCGCAGTACGGCCCCGTCACCATGCCGAACTTGTTCAAGGAAGTGGAAGAATCCATTTCGTGGCAGCTTTACTTTCCTAGTGGCGCCGTATGCACATCCACCACCTCTTCCAACAGCAACATCGACCGGTTTTTTGCCGCGGCCGACAACGGCTCTTTCGAACTCAGCCCAGCCTTGAGCTACGGCCCATTCAAAGGCAAAAGCAGCCAGGGCGCATTCAACTTCCCAACCATCAATCAGCAAGCCGCTCAGCTGGATGGTATTGCTCCCTATATCTTGGAAAACAAGCCCCTGCCCGCTCACATTTCTGGGGAAGAAGGCCGCAAAGATTTGCGGGTGTTGGATGGCATTTACAAGGCTGCCAACACCGGCCAGAAAGTAACATTGGTATAG
- a CDS encoding putative oxidoreductase C-terminal domain-containing protein: MKNLFVVSPFFFLPLLPCLAQTAAPKPSAPVQLITLDPGHFHAALVQKSMYKKVDPTVHVYAPEGTDLQQHLARVTAYNTRTEAPTHWQQQVYTGPDFFAKMLAEKAGNVVVVAGNNQKKTEYIAQSLQAGFNVLADKPMCINSKEFKTLESAFATAKKKDLLLYDIMTERFEIPTILQKELTQMPAVFGTLEKGTPQNPAVVKESTHCFYKNVSGSVLTRPAWFMDVTQEGEGLVDVTTHLVDLVQWECFPERALDYKKDIQVLSAKRWATPMSLSEFKVITKQSSFPDYLKKDLVNDSLLKVYSNGTISYKLLGVHAQVSVTWAYKAPDGAGDTHYSLMRGTKANLVIRQGAPQQYKPTLYIEPRAGDAAYEKGLQQEFKKLQAKYPGVALKKVDKGWEVLIPDSYREGHEAHFARVTEHFLEYLEKRNMPSWEVPNMLAKYYTTTKALEIATESPKQ, translated from the coding sequence ATGAAGAACCTATTCGTTGTCAGCCCCTTCTTTTTCTTGCCCCTGCTGCCCTGCCTCGCACAAACCGCCGCTCCCAAACCTAGCGCCCCGGTTCAGCTTATTACCCTCGATCCTGGTCATTTTCACGCGGCGCTGGTGCAGAAGTCGATGTACAAGAAGGTGGACCCGACCGTGCACGTGTACGCACCCGAAGGCACCGATTTGCAACAGCACCTAGCTAGAGTAACAGCTTATAACACCCGCACCGAGGCGCCCACGCACTGGCAGCAGCAAGTATACACCGGGCCAGATTTCTTTGCCAAGATGCTAGCCGAAAAGGCCGGCAATGTGGTAGTGGTAGCCGGCAACAATCAAAAGAAGACGGAATACATTGCGCAGTCTTTGCAGGCCGGCTTCAACGTGCTGGCCGACAAGCCCATGTGCATCAACAGCAAGGAGTTTAAGACCCTGGAAAGTGCCTTCGCAACAGCTAAGAAGAAAGACTTGCTGCTGTATGATATCATGACCGAGCGGTTTGAGATACCCACGATTCTGCAAAAAGAGCTGACCCAGATGCCGGCGGTATTTGGCACCTTGGAGAAAGGAACTCCCCAGAATCCTGCGGTAGTCAAGGAAAGTACCCACTGCTTTTACAAGAACGTTTCGGGCAGCGTGCTCACCCGGCCCGCCTGGTTTATGGACGTCACGCAGGAAGGCGAGGGCCTGGTGGACGTAACCACCCACTTAGTGGATTTGGTGCAGTGGGAATGCTTTCCGGAGCGGGCTTTAGACTACAAAAAAGATATTCAGGTGCTATCGGCCAAGCGCTGGGCCACACCCATGAGTTTAAGTGAATTCAAGGTTATTACCAAGCAAAGCAGCTTTCCCGACTACCTCAAGAAAGACCTCGTCAATGACAGTCTGTTAAAGGTGTACAGCAACGGCACCATTTCCTATAAGCTGCTCGGGGTGCATGCCCAGGTATCGGTGACGTGGGCCTACAAAGCCCCGGATGGCGCCGGCGACACGCATTATTCGCTGATGCGGGGCACCAAAGCCAACCTCGTCATTCGCCAAGGAGCCCCCCAGCAGTACAAGCCAACGCTCTACATCGAGCCTCGGGCAGGTGATGCCGCTTACGAAAAAGGGTTGCAGCAAGAATTCAAGAAACTCCAGGCGAAATACCCCGGCGTAGCACTCAAGAAGGTGGACAAAGGCTGGGAAGTACTGATTCCTGACAGCTACCGCGAAGGGCACGAAGCCCACTTTGCCCGCGTAACCGAGCATTTTCTGGAGTACCTCGAAAAGCGCAACATGCCCTCCTGGGAGGTGCCGAACATGCTGGCCAAATATTACACCACCACCAAGGCGCTGGAAATAGCTACAGAAAGCCCCAAGCAGTAG
- a CDS encoding amidohydrolase: MKRFLLTLLACLALRLPYAQAPATAFRAKQGPDLIMLNGKLFTADSARPYVEALAIQGSRILATGTSAMIRNLATAHTTIVDLQGKTGVPGFNDAHDHLGMVETANTFRAPFSVPGLSKQAVADSVRRLVSQARPGQWLSGPIGLTVLRDPTAGRRFLDSLAPNNPVVLGVPWGHGMLINSAALRALHLTDTASDPLGGWYERQPGTTKLAGPLFEYAQFPFWQAVATANPTALVRELQAYAQQQLTFGITTVQNMSSLLQGTAARQYFGAAALPVRTRLIAMPSTTDQGRNVREWAVPFNAGRSLTYASGVKYMIDGTSLEQNALRTTPYPGRPGWYGRLNFPPDTLRRLLREALVSNQQLMLHVTGDSATTLVVQLMKDLAPAAVWQRKRVRIEHGTGIRAASAQDIKKLGIIVVHTPQYGMRSPLRSWLDLGIPVALGPDGVTNPFLSIQVVTTQQATPTENLTREQAVRAYTINSAYAEFAEAIKGTLQPGKLADLAILSADVFSVPAAQLPSIRSVLTIVNGKIVYRHPAKTTNLTRP, encoded by the coding sequence ATGAAACGGTTCCTTCTCACTTTACTTGCCTGCCTCGCACTTCGTTTGCCGTATGCGCAGGCACCAGCTACTGCTTTTCGCGCTAAGCAAGGCCCCGACCTTATCATGCTGAATGGCAAGCTATTCACTGCGGATTCAGCCCGCCCGTACGTGGAGGCCCTGGCTATTCAGGGCAGCCGCATTCTAGCTACGGGCACGAGTGCTATGATTCGCAACTTGGCCACTGCCCACACCACTATTGTAGACTTGCAGGGCAAAACCGGCGTACCGGGCTTCAATGATGCCCACGACCACCTCGGTATGGTCGAGACGGCCAACACGTTCAGGGCGCCCTTCTCGGTACCGGGCCTCTCCAAGCAAGCAGTGGCCGACTCGGTGCGTCGGCTGGTAAGCCAGGCCCGGCCGGGGCAATGGCTGAGCGGACCGATTGGCTTGACTGTGCTGCGCGACCCCACCGCCGGCCGGCGCTTTCTTGACAGCCTGGCGCCCAACAATCCGGTCGTGCTGGGTGTGCCGTGGGGACACGGCATGCTCATCAACAGCGCAGCATTACGCGCCCTGCATCTAACCGATACAGCTTCCGATCCGCTGGGAGGGTGGTACGAGCGGCAGCCAGGAACCACCAAGTTGGCGGGGCCCCTGTTCGAGTACGCCCAGTTTCCTTTCTGGCAGGCGGTGGCCACAGCCAACCCGACGGCACTGGTCCGCGAACTTCAAGCGTATGCGCAGCAGCAATTAACCTTCGGTATCACCACCGTGCAAAACATGAGCAGTCTGCTGCAAGGCACTGCGGCCCGGCAGTACTTCGGGGCGGCCGCTCTGCCCGTACGCACCCGCCTGATTGCTATGCCGAGCACCACCGATCAAGGCCGCAACGTGCGGGAATGGGCCGTTCCCTTCAACGCTGGCCGTTCCCTGACGTATGCTTCGGGCGTTAAGTACATGATTGATGGCACGTCGTTGGAGCAGAACGCTTTGCGCACTACGCCTTATCCGGGCCGTCCTGGGTGGTACGGGCGGTTGAATTTTCCGCCAGATACCCTCCGCCGTCTGCTGCGGGAAGCCTTAGTCAGCAACCAGCAACTGATGCTGCACGTGACGGGAGACAGTGCCACCACTCTGGTAGTGCAACTGATGAAAGACCTAGCGCCGGCCGCCGTCTGGCAGCGCAAACGCGTCCGGATCGAGCACGGAACCGGTATCCGAGCAGCATCCGCGCAAGACATAAAGAAGCTGGGGATAATCGTTGTGCATACACCGCAGTACGGTATGCGCAGCCCGTTGCGCAGCTGGCTGGACCTGGGCATCCCCGTAGCCCTCGGGCCCGACGGCGTGACCAATCCCTTTCTGAGTATTCAGGTGGTTACCACCCAGCAAGCCACGCCTACCGAAAACCTAACCCGCGAGCAGGCGGTGCGGGCATATACCATCAACTCAGCGTACGCTGAATTTGCGGAGGCCATCAAGGGAACCCTACAGCCTGGCAAACTAGCTGACTTAGCCATTCTATCAGCCGATGTGTTCAGCGTGCCAGCGGCGCAGTTGCCAAGCATCCGCAGTGTGTTAACTATTGTCAACGGAAAAATCGTGTATCGGCACCCAGCTAAGACAACGAACTTAACCCGGCCGTAA
- a CDS encoding RNA polymerase sigma-70 factor, with product MPSVVFPPATSYSLTAVELSKHDPESSTSASSVDQAELFKLLFKQHASGIYRQAYADLHSRAEAQEIVQECFLKYWEKRDEVSPAPLAIKKYLYTSAYHAILNQLRRQRNWVYHECADDLLVDQEPQLAEMEYDELQLCYTHALAQLPAKRRQIFAMSRQQGLSNALIAQELNLSIKTVEAQMTQAIKFLRQYFIIRGVVPSLLLLLLGLL from the coding sequence TTGCCTTCTGTTGTCTTCCCACCCGCCACCTCTTATTCTCTTACTGCCGTGGAGCTCAGCAAGCACGATCCGGAGAGCAGCACCTCAGCTTCTTCGGTTGACCAAGCCGAACTCTTTAAGTTGCTTTTCAAGCAGCATGCCTCTGGCATTTATCGTCAGGCGTATGCTGACTTGCATTCGCGCGCAGAAGCGCAGGAGATTGTGCAGGAGTGCTTTCTGAAGTATTGGGAGAAACGGGACGAGGTAAGCCCTGCCCCGTTGGCCATCAAAAAGTACCTCTACACGTCAGCGTACCACGCTATTCTAAACCAGCTGCGGCGTCAGCGTAACTGGGTGTACCATGAGTGCGCCGACGATTTGCTCGTCGACCAGGAGCCGCAACTTGCGGAAATGGAATACGACGAATTGCAGCTGTGCTACACCCATGCCTTGGCTCAACTGCCCGCCAAACGGCGGCAAATCTTTGCCATGAGCCGGCAACAAGGGTTATCCAATGCCTTGATTGCGCAGGAGCTAAACCTTTCCATCAAGACCGTAGAAGCGCAGATGACCCAAGCCATCAAGTTTCTGCGTCAGTACTTCATTATTAGGGGCGTGGTGCCCAGCTTGTTGTTGCTGCTCTTGGGCTTGCTGTAG
- a CDS encoding FecR family protein: MTNSVTFEAYLRYTRRQSSPEEARAVRAWLSDPANALLAEQWMQWRTELLEQGEGEATEMPDFEVMQDRLLQQLGLEPAEPELPQLNWWPRWAAAAAVLIGVLLGGTWLWNANHTAPRLTKITTAYGEVRTVQLPDGSTVKLNGHSTLHYANNLKQQGIREVWLEGEAFFAVRHLPTHRRFVVHTTAGFNVEVLGTQFTVYRRRQQARVVLLSGKVRVDFADSMRQAEVILKPGELLETQDKEPQRMVHKAVRVAPYAAWKDNKLVFDETSVAEVATRLSDTYGVHVVVADSTLSQRRLSGSFPAGELNAALQALEKSFHLTARREQNRITLSTQRLSSSHPNSR, encoded by the coding sequence ATGACCAACTCCGTGACGTTCGAAGCTTATCTACGATACACCCGGCGGCAATCCTCGCCAGAGGAAGCCCGGGCGGTGCGTGCCTGGCTATCTGACCCGGCCAACGCCTTGCTGGCCGAGCAGTGGATGCAATGGCGCACCGAACTCTTAGAGCAGGGGGAAGGCGAGGCCACCGAAATGCCGGACTTCGAGGTTATGCAAGACCGGCTACTCCAGCAGTTGGGGTTGGAACCAGCTGAGCCCGAACTCCCCCAGCTAAACTGGTGGCCCCGCTGGGCGGCCGCGGCGGCTGTGCTCATCGGTGTTTTGCTAGGTGGTACTTGGCTCTGGAACGCCAACCATACCGCTCCGAGGCTTACTAAGATAACCACTGCTTACGGAGAAGTGCGCACGGTGCAGCTGCCGGACGGCTCTACGGTGAAGCTCAACGGCCACTCAACGCTGCACTATGCCAACAACCTCAAGCAGCAGGGAATACGGGAAGTATGGCTGGAAGGGGAGGCATTTTTTGCCGTGCGGCACCTGCCCACCCACCGCCGGTTTGTGGTGCACACCACGGCGGGCTTCAACGTGGAAGTGCTGGGCACCCAATTCACGGTGTACCGGCGGCGGCAGCAGGCGCGGGTGGTACTGCTAAGCGGCAAAGTTCGAGTTGATTTCGCGGATAGCATGCGCCAAGCCGAAGTGATACTCAAGCCCGGCGAGCTGCTCGAAACCCAAGACAAGGAGCCCCAACGCATGGTGCACAAAGCGGTGAGGGTGGCCCCTTACGCCGCCTGGAAAGACAACAAGCTGGTGTTCGATGAAACTTCCGTGGCGGAAGTAGCCACCCGCCTCAGCGACACCTACGGTGTGCACGTGGTGGTGGCCGATTCTACGCTCAGTCAGCGGCGCCTTTCTGGGTCCTTCCCCGCAGGAGAGTTGAACGCGGCCTTGCAGGCATTGGAAAAGAGCTTCCACCTAACTGCCCGGCGCGAGCAGAATCGAATTACGCTGTCCACCCAACGCCTTTCCTCATCCCATCCCAATTCCCGATGA
- a CDS encoding 3-keto-disaccharide hydrolase — protein MRLLVLSILGLLSLPGCSSVPPTRDSNTSKWIKLFNGKDLTDWFVKIQHHEVNENFGNTFRAEDGIIKVRYDQYGDFNDQFGHLYYKIPFSYYHLKLEYRFVGALQQGAPSYTLRNSGVMFHSQDPRTMPKEQDWPISVEFQFLGGLGDGKPRPTGNMCSPGTHIVYKGQLDERHCIDSTSKTYDGDQWVTAELIVLGDSSITHIINGDTVLRYSKPQIGGEVVNRFDPAMKQDGKILKSGFIALQSEGQPVDFRNIELKELSAKP, from the coding sequence ATGCGACTACTTGTACTTTCGATTTTGGGGCTGTTGTCACTACCTGGTTGTAGTTCCGTTCCCCCCACCCGGGATTCCAATACCAGCAAATGGATCAAGCTCTTTAACGGTAAGGATCTTACGGATTGGTTTGTAAAGATTCAGCACCATGAGGTGAACGAGAATTTTGGCAATACTTTCAGAGCAGAAGATGGGATTATAAAAGTGCGCTATGATCAGTACGGGGACTTCAACGACCAATTCGGCCATCTGTATTACAAAATACCCTTTTCCTACTATCACCTCAAGCTAGAGTACCGCTTTGTGGGAGCCCTCCAACAGGGTGCGCCTAGCTATACCTTACGCAACAGTGGCGTCATGTTTCACTCGCAAGATCCGCGCACGATGCCGAAAGAACAGGACTGGCCTATTTCGGTGGAGTTTCAATTCTTAGGCGGTCTTGGGGATGGAAAGCCGCGTCCTACCGGAAATATGTGCTCGCCAGGCACCCACATCGTCTACAAAGGCCAACTTGATGAGCGCCACTGTATTGATTCCACCTCGAAAACCTACGACGGTGACCAATGGGTTACAGCAGAGCTTATTGTGTTAGGAGATTCGAGCATCACCCACATCATCAATGGCGACACCGTTTTGCGCTATTCCAAGCCGCAGATTGGCGGAGAAGTGGTGAACCGTTTCGATCCGGCAATGAAACAGGACGGAAAAATATTGAAGAGCGGCTTTATTGCGCTGCAAAGCGAAGGGCAGCCGGTTGACTTTAGAAACATCGAACTCAAGGAATTGTCAGCAAAGCCGTAG
- a CDS encoding AraC family transcriptional regulator: MVIRFQLPAPPLQSFVQHYLLMHVRYGGGNPAQASKPMPPTPHHCLYFYPRDALHKLVPNQAKPLQLPPSFVVGPQVQPVSLQFGQDHLLLCVVFWPGGLHRLLDVPVKELLDVSVEGRALLGPAVAAVEARLAELTDYDAMLATTEAFLLGALRRRRARPERPLDRLLPVLLPSGRATASLDCLAADACLSARQFERGFVERVGLSPKLFARLVRFDQAYRLKVSQPTLDWLAVAVRSGYYDYRHLLRDFREFAGMTPPQLLAADQAYVHFAGGDARIGGV, from the coding sequence ATGGTGATTCGCTTTCAGTTGCCTGCTCCGCCGCTGCAATCTTTTGTGCAGCACTACCTACTTATGCACGTTCGGTACGGAGGAGGCAACCCCGCTCAGGCCAGCAAACCCATGCCGCCCACGCCGCATCATTGCCTGTATTTCTATCCGCGCGATGCTTTGCATAAGCTGGTCCCCAACCAAGCCAAGCCGCTGCAACTGCCTCCTAGCTTCGTGGTGGGCCCGCAGGTGCAGCCCGTATCCCTGCAGTTTGGCCAAGACCATCTGCTGCTGTGCGTTGTTTTCTGGCCGGGCGGGCTGCATCGGCTGCTGGATGTGCCAGTAAAGGAACTGCTGGATGTGTCCGTGGAAGGACGGGCTCTGCTCGGGCCGGCTGTAGCCGCCGTAGAGGCGCGCCTGGCAGAACTCACCGACTACGACGCCATGCTGGCTACCACCGAAGCTTTCTTGCTAGGGGCTTTGCGCCGTCGGCGCGCCCGGCCGGAGCGGCCGCTCGACCGGCTACTGCCCGTGCTGTTGCCTTCTGGCCGCGCCACTGCCTCGCTGGACTGCCTGGCTGCCGACGCTTGCCTGAGTGCGCGGCAATTCGAGCGGGGGTTTGTTGAGCGGGTCGGTCTGTCGCCTAAGCTCTTCGCCCGCTTGGTCCGCTTCGACCAGGCCTATCGGCTCAAAGTCAGCCAGCCAACGCTGGATTGGCTGGCCGTTGCTGTCCGTAGTGGCTACTACGACTACCGCCATCTACTGCGTGATTTCCGCGAGTTTGCGGGTATGACGCCTCCACAGCTGCTGGCCGCCGACCAAGCCTACGTGCACTTCGCCGGGGGCGATGCTCGGATTGGTGGAGTATAA
- a CDS encoding cupin domain-containing protein — translation MKTTLLAVGVLLTSSLQTQMAPLPSAVYSKPKQAPKQDGGRQSSEFAKGSTLDLAELAIHTSTLKPGQTNHPLQAYNDSEELVIVQDGRLTATVQDSTKTLGPGGLLLIVAGDKQSFRNASDAPATYYVLKFKAKDPVDRQRGLTGGGSFLKDWSQFKVVKTDKGETRPVFDRPSSVFKRFDVHATVLKPGIASHAPHTHRAEEIILMTKGSGEILIDKQAHKAATGDVVLLGANVPHAFTNTGSAECGYFAIQWHSNAE, via the coding sequence ATGAAAACCACCCTGCTAGCCGTTGGCGTCCTGCTGACTTCCAGTCTCCAGACCCAAATGGCGCCCTTACCTTCCGCTGTGTATAGCAAGCCTAAGCAAGCACCCAAACAGGATGGGGGAAGGCAAAGCAGCGAATTTGCCAAGGGCAGCACCCTTGATCTGGCGGAGCTGGCCATCCATACCTCTACGCTCAAACCAGGGCAAACCAATCATCCGCTGCAAGCTTACAATGACTCAGAAGAGTTGGTAATCGTGCAGGATGGCCGCCTTACGGCCACGGTGCAAGACTCCACCAAAACTCTGGGTCCCGGTGGTCTGCTGCTAATAGTCGCAGGCGACAAGCAAAGCTTCCGCAATGCGTCCGATGCGCCGGCCACGTACTACGTGTTGAAGTTCAAAGCCAAAGACCCGGTAGATAGGCAGCGGGGACTAACCGGTGGGGGCTCTTTCCTAAAGGATTGGAGCCAGTTTAAGGTGGTGAAGACCGATAAAGGCGAAACCCGCCCCGTATTCGACCGGCCGTCTTCGGTGTTTAAGCGCTTTGATGTGCACGCCACCGTGCTCAAGCCGGGCATTGCCAGCCATGCGCCGCACACCCACCGCGCCGAAGAAATCATCTTGATGACGAAAGGCAGCGGCGAAATCCTAATCGACAAGCAAGCACACAAAGCGGCCACCGGGGATGTAGTGCTACTTGGCGCAAATGTGCCCCATGCGTTTACCAATACGGGCAGCGCCGAGTGCGGCTACTTCGCTATTCAATGGCATAGCAATGCGGAATAG
- a CDS encoding Gfo/Idh/MocA family protein yields MSEEKTSPVSRRSFLETSTKAAAATLVFGGFPTIVPASVFGKNAPSNRINIGAIGTGRISRIHDMPGVWQYDQAQIMAVCDVDTRRAEEGKQLVNEYYTKKNGKPFDGVKVYHDYQALLQNKDIDGVLISTPDHWHALIGMAAVRAGKDVYCQKPTSLTIAEGRALSDAVKSTGRIFQIGSQQRSSTQFRYAAELVRNGRIGTLKTVSIGLPGDPSGEEEVAMPVPTNLNYDRWLGSTPEVYYTEKRVHPQQGYDRPGWLRCEQFGAGMITGWGSHHVDCAHWAMNTEHTGPVEVSGSAEFPKKGLWDVHGPFRTEGRYANGVHMIISDSLPNGIKFEGTEGWIFVSRGDAKATSSDPVSLQAAKALDASDPKIIQSVIGPNEIHLYESKEHHGNWLECIKSRKQPIAPVEVGHRSCSTCLIHHIVMKLKRKVYWDPAKEQFVNDAEANRLLSRPQRKPYTLPG; encoded by the coding sequence ATGAGCGAAGAAAAAACCTCCCCGGTTTCCAGAAGAAGCTTTCTGGAAACATCCACCAAAGCTGCGGCCGCCACCCTGGTGTTCGGTGGTTTCCCGACCATTGTGCCGGCCAGCGTTTTCGGCAAAAATGCGCCTAGCAACCGCATCAACATCGGGGCCATAGGCACGGGGCGCATCTCCCGCATTCATGACATGCCCGGCGTGTGGCAGTACGACCAAGCCCAGATCATGGCCGTTTGCGACGTGGACACCCGGCGCGCCGAAGAAGGCAAACAGCTGGTCAACGAGTATTACACCAAGAAAAACGGCAAGCCCTTCGACGGCGTGAAGGTCTACCACGATTACCAAGCACTACTCCAGAACAAAGACATCGACGGCGTCTTAATCAGTACCCCCGACCATTGGCACGCGTTAATTGGGATGGCGGCCGTAAGGGCGGGCAAAGATGTGTACTGCCAGAAACCAACGTCTTTGACCATTGCCGAAGGCAGGGCCCTGAGCGACGCCGTGAAAAGCACGGGGCGCATTTTTCAGATTGGCAGCCAGCAACGGTCCTCTACGCAGTTTCGCTACGCAGCCGAACTAGTGCGCAACGGGCGCATCGGTACTCTGAAAACCGTGTCTATCGGGTTGCCCGGCGACCCTTCGGGCGAGGAAGAGGTGGCCATGCCGGTGCCCACCAACTTAAACTACGACCGGTGGCTGGGCTCGACACCCGAAGTATATTACACCGAAAAACGTGTGCACCCCCAGCAGGGCTACGACCGCCCCGGTTGGTTGCGTTGCGAGCAATTTGGGGCGGGCATGATTACGGGTTGGGGCTCGCACCACGTCGATTGCGCCCACTGGGCCATGAACACCGAACACACCGGCCCGGTGGAAGTCTCGGGCAGTGCCGAATTCCCCAAAAAGGGCCTCTGGGACGTGCACGGGCCGTTCCGAACCGAGGGGCGCTACGCCAACGGGGTGCACATGATTATCAGCGACAGTTTGCCCAACGGTATCAAGTTTGAGGGCACCGAGGGCTGGATCTTTGTGTCGCGCGGCGATGCCAAGGCTACCTCCAGCGACCCGGTTAGCTTGCAAGCCGCCAAAGCGCTGGATGCCAGCGACCCCAAGATCATCCAATCGGTAATCGGGCCCAACGAAATCCACCTCTACGAAAGCAAAGAGCACCACGGCAACTGGCTGGAGTGCATCAAGTCGCGCAAGCAACCCATTGCGCCCGTGGAAGTGGGGCACCGCTCCTGCTCTACGTGTTTAATTCATCATATTGTAATGAAGTTGAAGCGCAAAGTGTACTGGGACCCCGCCAAGGAGCAGTTCGTGAATGATGCCGAGGCGAACCGCCTGCTTTCCCGTCCCCAGCGCAAGCCCTACACACTGCCGGGCTAA